A single genomic interval of Burkholderiales bacterium harbors:
- a CDS encoding exported solute-binding protein has product MSRSFLWKWVATAAAAFLALGGSVAQAQQYKMRIQTAVPTSSIYFELLKKFGDRVEKMSGGRLKTEVLPDGAVVPAFEILDAVDKGIVEAGYAWTHYWSGKHPAAGIFSNPMAGSGVGMDQLSHIAWLFEGGGYDLYKKFYADVLKVNVEPLLVQPMGPDPLGWFKNPIKNLEDFKKLKYRSPPGITGEIFKEMGVSAVAMPGGEIVPAAQRGVIDAAEWIGPADDINLGLHTVWKHYYLQGLHQSTDVGEILINKKFWDKLPKEIQEIIRGAAMASMTETYTYNVYRNALAIKTMREKHGVQVHDTPKDIYAAFVKATNTVLDRYAAKDPFFKEVLDSQRKFAQVVVPYWTKILDLYSGLGNAALETGAVKP; this is encoded by the coding sequence ATGAGCCGCAGTTTCCTATGGAAATGGGTGGCCACCGCAGCCGCGGCGTTCCTTGCGCTCGGCGGCTCGGTGGCCCAGGCCCAGCAATACAAAATGCGCATCCAGACGGCGGTGCCCACGTCCAGCATCTACTTCGAGCTGCTGAAGAAGTTCGGCGACCGGGTGGAGAAGATGTCCGGGGGGCGGTTGAAGACCGAAGTCCTGCCCGACGGGGCGGTGGTTCCGGCCTTCGAGATCCTCGACGCCGTGGACAAGGGCATCGTGGAAGCGGGCTACGCCTGGACCCATTACTGGTCCGGCAAACACCCGGCGGCGGGAATCTTCTCCAACCCGATGGCTGGCTCCGGTGTGGGGATGGATCAGCTTTCCCACATCGCCTGGCTCTTTGAGGGCGGTGGCTACGACCTTTACAAGAAGTTCTACGCGGATGTGCTCAAGGTCAACGTGGAGCCCCTGCTCGTGCAGCCCATGGGGCCCGATCCCCTCGGCTGGTTCAAAAACCCGATCAAGAACCTGGAAGACTTCAAGAAGCTCAAGTACCGCTCGCCGCCCGGAATCACCGGAGAGATCTTCAAGGAAATGGGCGTCTCGGCGGTGGCCATGCCCGGGGGTGAAATCGTCCCGGCGGCCCAGCGGGGAGTGATCGACGCCGCCGAATGGATCGGCCCAGCGGACGACATCAACCTGGGTTTGCACACGGTGTGGAAGCACTACTATCTCCAGGGCCTGCACCAATCCACCGACGTGGGGGAAATCCTGATCAACAAGAAGTTCTGGGACAAGCTGCCCAAGGAGATCCAGGAAATCATCCGCGGCGCGGCCATGGCCTCCATGACCGAGACCTACACCTACAACGTGTACCGCAACGCGCTGGCCATCAAGACCATGCGCGAAAAGCACGGGGTCCAGGTGCACGACACGCCCAAGGACATCTACGCCGCGTTCGTGAAAGCCACCAACACGGTGCTGGACCGCTACGCGGCCAAGGACCCGTTCTTCAAGGAAGTGCTGGACTCCCAGCGGAAGTTCGCCCAGGTCGTGGTTCCGTACTGGACCAAGATCCTGGACCTGTATTCCGGCCTGGGCAACGCGGCGCTGGAAACCGGCGCGGTCAAGCCGTAA
- a CDS encoding transporter DctQ-related protein: MASPPIALRRAINLLDGISLWSGKIVAWLIFPMVGSLVYEVIARYAFNAPTVWAYDMTFMLYGSFFMLGSAYTLLRKSHIRTDMFYMNWPARRQGWVDTVCYVLFFFPGMIAFLVVSWDFFWISWERGERIVTSPWMPIVYPFKATIPIATLLLLLQGLSELLKSVYAALKGEWL, encoded by the coding sequence ATGGCAAGTCCGCCAATCGCCCTACGGCGCGCGATCAATCTCCTCGACGGCATTAGTCTCTGGTCAGGGAAGATCGTGGCCTGGCTTATCTTCCCCATGGTGGGAAGCCTCGTCTACGAGGTGATCGCCCGCTATGCATTCAACGCTCCCACCGTCTGGGCCTACGACATGACATTCATGCTGTACGGGAGCTTTTTCATGCTGGGTTCGGCCTACACCCTGCTGCGCAAAAGTCACATCCGCACCGATATGTTCTACATGAACTGGCCGGCGCGGCGCCAGGGCTGGGTAGACACGGTGTGCTACGTGCTGTTTTTCTTTCCCGGCATGATCGCTTTCCTGGTGGTGAGCTGGGATTTCTTCTGGATTTCGTGGGAGCGGGGCGAGCGCATCGTCACCAGCCCCTGGATGCCCATCGTCTATCCTTTCAAGGCGACGATCCCCATCGCCACCTTATTGCTCCTGCTCCAGGGACTCTCTGAGCTGCTAAAGAGCGTCTACGCCGCCCTCAAGGGAGAATGGCTGTGA
- a CDS encoding C4-dicarboxylate ABC transporter permease, with amino-acid sequence MTLQVFSVMRDPTLAAVPFFLFMGFLLEQSGLMERLFRGIEHLLADVRGSLYLAVLVTATIFAAATGIVGSSVTLLGVMAAPAMMKSGYDVRMSAGAITAGGTLGILIPPSVMLIVMGPVVGVPTTYLFAAAVFPGLMLAGLYIGYTLIRSFINPRLGPPLPIEERAENFGIVLKELMVGVVPVVVIILATLGVILAGIATPTDAGAMGAFAVLLLTLLYRQMSWERLKKAVYATLEVSCMILLLVAASNFFGAVFSRLGSATWLAEGLLTLQMTPIVMLVLILAIIFILGWPLEWVPIVLIVVPIFLPLVKQLGIDLVWFSTLVAVCLQTAWLSPPVALSAYFLKGVVPEWGLKDIYLGMLQFMGLQLIGLGVLLAFPALATWLPQYLFQ; translated from the coding sequence ATGACGCTCCAGGTCTTTTCCGTGATGCGGGACCCCACCCTGGCGGCGGTGCCGTTTTTCCTGTTCATGGGATTCCTGCTGGAGCAGTCGGGGCTCATGGAGCGCCTGTTCCGTGGCATCGAGCATCTGCTGGCCGACGTGCGCGGATCGCTGTACCTGGCGGTGCTGGTAACGGCCACCATCTTCGCCGCCGCCACCGGCATCGTGGGCTCGTCGGTCACGCTCCTCGGCGTGATGGCGGCGCCGGCCATGATGAAGAGCGGCTACGACGTGAGGATGTCGGCCGGGGCGATCACCGCCGGCGGAACCCTGGGCATTCTCATTCCGCCGAGCGTGATGCTCATCGTCATGGGGCCCGTGGTCGGCGTTCCCACCACCTATCTCTTCGCCGCTGCCGTATTTCCCGGGCTGATGCTTGCCGGGCTGTACATCGGCTACACCCTGATCCGGAGCTTCATCAATCCGCGTCTTGGCCCTCCGCTGCCGATAGAAGAACGAGCTGAGAATTTCGGCATCGTGCTCAAGGAGCTGATGGTCGGGGTGGTGCCCGTGGTGGTGATCATCCTGGCGACGCTGGGGGTGATCCTGGCCGGCATCGCGACTCCCACCGACGCGGGAGCCATGGGAGCGTTCGCGGTGCTCCTGCTCACCCTGCTCTACCGGCAGATGAGCTGGGAGAGGCTGAAGAAGGCGGTCTACGCGACGCTCGAGGTCTCATGCATGATCCTGTTGCTGGTGGCCGCCTCCAACTTCTTCGGCGCGGTGTTCTCCCGGCTCGGCAGCGCCACCTGGCTCGCCGAGGGGCTGCTCACCCTGCAGATGACGCCGATTGTGATGCTGGTGCTGATTCTGGCCATCATCTTCATCCTCGGCTGGCCCCTGGAGTGGGTGCCCATCGTGCTGATCGTGGTGCCCATCTTCCTGCCGTTGGTGAAGCAGCTCGGCATCGATCTGGTCTGGTTCTCCACCCTGGTGGCGGTGTGCCTCCAGACTGCCTGGCTCTCGCCGCCGGTGGCGCTCTCGGCCTACTTCCTGAAGGGCGTGGTGCCGGAATGGGGGCTCAAGGACATCTACCTGGGCATGCTCCAGTTCATGGGGCTGCAGTTGATCGGCCTGGGAGTCCTGCTGGCGTTCCCGGCGCTGGCCACCTGGCTTCCCCAGTATCTGTTCCAATGA
- a CDS encoding IclR family transcriptional regulator, which translates to MASSPAIPSAPAPSQGASPLSRAVEILERVARAERPIALADLIEQSGLPKSTVHRVLAQLERELLVQREPDGKRYTAGPRLSAIALAAMRNSSDRAARHAILRALVDEIGETCNFTTLDGNEIVYLDRVEAHWPLRMVLQPGSRVPLHCTASGKLFLALMPAPRRQRLLRAAPLKRFTDNTITNPERLEQALKVIREEMVGTDEEEFLAGLSAIAVPVLDRQGRICATVAVHAPTARMNLQQARAHLPALRRAAAALAASCAYEKA; encoded by the coding sequence ATGGCGTCGAGCCCAGCGATCCCATCGGCCCCCGCGCCCAGCCAAGGCGCCTCGCCCCTCTCCCGCGCCGTGGAGATCCTGGAGCGGGTTGCCCGGGCCGAGCGCCCCATCGCCCTGGCGGACCTGATCGAGCAGAGCGGGTTGCCGAAGTCCACCGTGCATCGGGTGCTGGCCCAGCTCGAGCGGGAGCTGCTGGTGCAGCGGGAACCCGACGGTAAGCGCTACACCGCCGGACCGCGCCTCTCCGCCATCGCCCTCGCGGCCATGCGCAATTCCTCCGATCGGGCAGCGCGCCACGCCATCCTGCGGGCCCTGGTGGACGAGATCGGCGAGACCTGCAACTTCACCACCCTGGACGGCAACGAGATCGTGTACCTGGACCGGGTGGAAGCCCACTGGCCCCTGCGCATGGTGCTGCAGCCCGGCTCCCGGGTGCCGCTCCATTGCACCGCCAGCGGCAAGCTATTTCTGGCGCTGATGCCGGCGCCGCGGCGGCAGCGGCTGCTGCGGGCGGCCCCCCTCAAGCGCTTTACCGACAACACCATCACCAATCCGGAACGGTTGGAGCAGGCCCTGAAGGTGATCCGCGAGGAAATGGTGGGCACCGATGAGGAGGAGTTCCTTGCCGGACTTTCCGCCATCGCGGTGCCCGTCCTGGACCGCCAGGGGCGCATCTGCGCTACCGTGGCGGTGCATGCCCCCACCGCGCGCATGAACCTCCAGCAGGCCCGCGCCCATCTTCCCGCTCTGCGCCGGGCCGCTGCCGCCCTCGCGGCTAGCTGCGCCTACGAAAAAGCCTAG
- a CDS encoding alcohol dehydrogenase translates to MKIRGAVLERMGVEPPYTVTRPLKIEEVELAPPGPGEVLVRIAAAGLCHSDLSVINGDRPRPTPMLLGHEAAGVVEETGPGVDDLKRGDPVVLVFVPSCGHCLPCAEGRPALCEPGAAANTAGTLLSGERRLTRKGSPIHHHLGCSAFAEYAVVSRRSLVKIDPELPLDEAALFGCAVLTGVGAVVNTARVSAGATVAVVGLGGVGLAALLGAVAAGASRIVAVDLAEDKLALAARLGATDTFDAGAPECVDQVRAATGGGVEYALEFAGSVKAMELAYRITRRGGITVTAGLPPPTAALPLPLVNLVAEERTVKGSYIGTCVPARDIPRYMALYRRGRLPVNRLVTGRLVLDEINEGFERLRQGKAVRQVVVF, encoded by the coding sequence ATGAAGATTCGCGGCGCAGTGCTGGAGCGGATGGGGGTGGAGCCCCCCTACACGGTCACCCGGCCCCTCAAGATCGAGGAGGTGGAGCTGGCCCCGCCAGGCCCCGGCGAAGTGCTGGTCAGAATCGCGGCGGCGGGGCTGTGCCACTCGGATTTGTCGGTGATCAACGGTGACCGGCCTCGGCCTACCCCCATGCTGTTGGGCCACGAGGCGGCGGGGGTCGTGGAGGAGACTGGACCCGGGGTGGACGATCTCAAGCGGGGCGATCCCGTGGTGCTGGTGTTCGTGCCGAGCTGCGGCCACTGCCTGCCCTGCGCGGAAGGGCGGCCCGCCCTGTGCGAGCCCGGAGCGGCGGCCAACACGGCCGGGACGCTGCTCTCCGGCGAGCGGCGGCTCACGCGCAAAGGCAGCCCCATCCACCACCATCTCGGCTGCTCGGCCTTCGCCGAGTACGCGGTGGTGTCCCGGCGCTCCCTGGTAAAGATCGATCCCGAGCTTCCTCTGGACGAGGCGGCGTTGTTCGGCTGCGCGGTGCTGACCGGCGTGGGGGCGGTGGTGAACACGGCCAGGGTGTCCGCCGGGGCCACGGTGGCGGTGGTGGGCCTGGGCGGCGTGGGCCTGGCGGCCCTGCTGGGGGCGGTCGCCGCCGGCGCCTCCCGGATCGTGGCCGTGGACCTGGCCGAGGACAAGCTGGCCCTCGCCGCCCGGCTGGGGGCGACCGACACCTTCGATGCCGGAGCGCCCGAGTGCGTGGATCAGGTGCGCGCCGCCACGGGGGGCGGCGTGGAGTACGCCCTGGAGTTCGCGGGCTCGGTCAAGGCGATGGAGCTCGCCTATCGCATCACCCGGCGCGGCGGCATCACCGTCACGGCGGGCCTGCCGCCGCCCACCGCCGCCCTTCCCCTGCCCCTGGTCAACCTGGTGGCGGAGGAGCGCACCGTGAAGGGCAGCTACATCGGCACCTGCGTGCCGGCCCGGGACATCCCGCGCTACATGGCCCTGTACCGCCGCGGGCGCCTTCCCGTGAACCGGCTGGTGACGGGGCGGCTCGTTCTCGACGAGATCAACGAGGGCTTCGAGCGCCTGCGGCAAGGGAAAGCGGTGCGCCAGGTGGTCGTTTTCTAA